The nucleotide sequence TCGTCTGAATACCCAAATGCTTCTATTGCTTCTTTTTCTGAATAGCAGAGAACCGGGGTATTTATCTTAGGTGACTTTGCTAAGTTTACTGGTGCAGTTCCTATAATTACTGCACAATTACCACTTTCTATTACACTAGCCATAGAGGTAGAAGTTTCACTTGTTTTTACTCCATGATTTATAGTTCCCATTAGTTCATTACCTCCTCTACTGCCTTATTAAAAAGTATATTTATTACAGTTCCTGGTTGATTTATTTCGTTGAAAGCTGTTACATATTCATCTTCTGAGACAAACAATGGAACTATGGATGGATATGTCTTTTTTAGTTCCTCTACTTCTTTAGGAAGATTTCCTATGAATACAGTCCCTTTATCTAAAATCCCCCTTTGTACTCCAGGTCCTATGTAAAATATGCTCTCTTTTTTCTTTTCTTCTTTTGGTTCTTCTTTTTTTTTCTTTTTGGTTACTTTTTTTACTGCCATCATTCCTCCCTACAAATAGTCATCTTGTGGCTGCGTTACTGCTATTTCAAATGAACATTTAGTTTCACCAAGGTAATATGGTGTTTTTACCGCACCAAATACTTCATGTTTCATAGATCTCTTAAGGATCCCAAACTGGAAGTTTGTATCTTTAAAGAAATCTTCTCTGATTTTATCTATTACCGAAAGAGTATCCCAGTGTCCCGTTGATAGAGCTTCTCTTTTAGTCTCCGGATCATTTCTCCCTTCTCTACTGGCTCCAATAGTTGCATAGAGAATACTAATATCAACATTACCGTTCATCTCTTCATCTTGGATATTAGTTGTTTGAATTAATATATATGGTTTACCTCTTACTGTATCCATTGGCAATACACCGGTAACAACTAAAGGAATCACTTCGTTCCCTTCATCATCTATTAACTGAATACCTTTTATTGCATTTTCAAGTCTGTTTTTAATTTCTTGCTCTAAATTTCTTATAGACATAAACTACTCCTTTTTACTAATATCTTTTGGCGAGAACTCTTTAACTACATTCGAAACATCTTTAATAACATTTGAAATTTCTGCCATTTTAGATGGAGGATTTTTTCTGTTTAAGTTTGTTTTTTCTATATTTTTAACTGTCATAAATACCTCCTTAGTCCCTAATATCTATTAGTGGACTTCCTCCAGAAGTTACTTTAGGCAGCTGACCATCCCATCTTAAGGTTTGTTCATATTTAATTAATTCACTAGATAAAGATTTTTTCTTAAGATCGTTAGCTTTAGCCTGGGCTTTAGCTACAGTTAATATTTTTTCTGCTTCAGCTGTTGCTTGAATTAATTTAACCTTAGCTTTTCCCTCTTCCTGGATAGCATTTCTTTCAGCTTCAATTTGAGCTTTTTGTTTTTCTATCTTTTGTCTCTCTAATTCTTGTTGAGTATTCACCCTTTGTTGTATAACTGTTGCTGTAGCAGGATCTAATCCTATTCTTGAGAAATTTACAGATTCAATGATTATTCCATCTTTAGCAAACTTATCTTTAATATGTTGATAAGTCTCTAAATTTAATTCCGCCCGTTTAGATCCATAAATATCAAGAACACTAAATTTAGAAGTTACTTCAGATACATATGCTTTTATCTTTACCCTGGTATATGTATTTTGAATAATATCTCCGCTTTTACCTTTAAACCTTGTAAATATCTTAGCTACCTTATTTTCATCATATCTATATGAATATTCTAAATCTACATTAACCATCTTCCCATCTGATGTAGGAACCATAAATGAATCATTATCTTCAGATCCTTCCCTTTCATCTGCAGATAGATACGCTTGTTCTGTTCCTATGGTATACTCAGTTACATTTTTAAATGGATTGATAAAGTTGTATCCTTGAGTTAATACTTTTTCCTGAACTCCTCCATTAGGGCTATAAACAACACCTACATATCCTGCAGATATTTTGTGACACGATTTAAACATCATTAATATGACCATAATTACTACCACGACTACT is from Psychrilyobacter atlanticus DSM 19335 and encodes:
- a CDS encoding prohibitin family protein codes for the protein MIVNGKKFSAVVVVVIMVILMMFKSCHKISAGYVGVVYSPNGGVQEKVLTQGYNFINPFKNVTEYTIGTEQAYLSADEREGSEDNDSFMVPTSDGKMVNVDLEYSYRYDENKVAKIFTRFKGKSGDIIQNTYTRVKIKAYVSEVTSKFSVLDIYGSKRAELNLETYQHIKDKFAKDGIIIESVNFSRIGLDPATATVIQQRVNTQQELERQKIEKQKAQIEAERNAIQEEGKAKVKLIQATAEAEKILTVAKAQAKANDLKKKSLSSELIKYEQTLRWDGQLPKVTSGGSPLIDIRD